A portion of the Stigmatella aurantiaca DW4/3-1 genome contains these proteins:
- the surE gene encoding 5'/3'-nucleotidase SurE yields the protein MSQARPRILVSNDDGYFSEGLRALVEAVTPLGEVWVVAPDREQSATSHAISLHRPLRIQEIRERWYAVDGTPADSAYLAINHILKEDRPHLMVSGINHGPNLADDVMYSGTVAAAMEGALLGVPAIAFSLVSRAPFDFGPAARFARSLVASALSRPLPPRMLLNVNIPGGVEPDGYAITRLGRHTYGYAVSENIDPRGRKYYWIGGNEYEHEDIPGSDCNAVHLEKRASVTPLHLDLTDVHRMTDLAGWALDGFQRFIPDGR from the coding sequence GTGTCTCAGGCACGACCTCGCATCCTGGTCTCCAATGATGACGGGTACTTCTCCGAGGGCCTCCGGGCCCTCGTGGAAGCCGTTACCCCATTGGGGGAGGTCTGGGTGGTGGCGCCGGATCGCGAGCAGAGTGCCACCTCGCACGCCATCTCCCTGCACCGGCCCCTGCGCATCCAGGAGATCCGTGAGCGCTGGTACGCGGTGGATGGCACCCCCGCGGACAGCGCTTATCTGGCGATCAACCACATCCTCAAGGAGGATCGCCCCCATCTCATGGTCTCCGGCATCAACCACGGCCCCAACTTGGCCGACGACGTCATGTACTCGGGAACGGTGGCGGCGGCCATGGAGGGCGCCCTGCTGGGCGTCCCCGCCATTGCCTTCAGCCTCGTCTCCCGGGCGCCCTTCGACTTCGGGCCCGCGGCGCGCTTCGCCCGCTCGCTGGTGGCCTCCGCGCTCTCCCGGCCCTTGCCTCCGAGGATGCTCCTCAACGTGAACATCCCCGGCGGCGTGGAGCCGGACGGCTATGCCATCACCCGGCTCGGACGGCACACCTACGGGTATGCCGTGTCCGAGAACATCGATCCCCGGGGGCGCAAGTACTACTGGATCGGGGGCAACGAGTACGAGCACGAGGACATCCCCGGCAGCGACTGCAACGCGGTCCACCTGGAGAAGCGTGCCTCGGTGACGCCGCTGCACCTGGATCTGACGGATGTCCACCGGATGACCGACCTCGCCGGGTGGGCCCTCGATGGCTTCCAGCGTTTCATTCCGGATGGTAGGTGA
- the eno gene encoding phosphopyruvate hydratase, producing MTEIAQVLAREVLDSRGNPTVEAEVHLAGGARGRAAVPSGASTGEHEVLELRDGDKQRYLGKGVRKAVANVMESIAPELMGMDATDQHAVDMRMRELDGTDNKGKLGANAILAVSMATARAAADAFELPLYRYVGGLQARTLPVPLMNILNGGAHADTRVDVQEFMVVPAGATSFAEGLRWGAEVFHALKKILKGRKLATGVGDEGGYAPDLPANEEALKLIMEAIGAAGFKAGEQLYLALDVAASEFFDKGSKKYRLKGEGKEFDSAGLIEYYRGLCERYPIVSIEDGMAEDDWEGWKRLTDTLGSKVQLVGDDLFVTNVERLSKGIQTSTANSILVKVNQIGSLTETFDAVRMAHRAGYTSIMSHRSGETEDTTIADLAVALDCGQIKTGSASRSDRIAKYNQLLRIEQELGTGARYAGRTAIKGTQAK from the coding sequence ATGACCGAGATCGCTCAAGTGCTGGCGCGTGAAGTGCTCGACTCCCGTGGCAACCCGACGGTGGAGGCCGAGGTTCATCTGGCGGGTGGAGCCCGGGGCCGGGCCGCTGTCCCCTCCGGGGCTTCCACCGGTGAGCACGAGGTGCTCGAACTCCGGGATGGGGACAAACAGCGGTACCTGGGCAAGGGTGTCCGCAAGGCCGTGGCCAACGTGATGGAGTCCATCGCCCCCGAGCTGATGGGCATGGATGCCACGGATCAGCACGCCGTGGACATGCGGATGCGGGAGCTGGACGGCACCGACAACAAGGGCAAGCTGGGTGCCAACGCCATCCTCGCCGTCTCCATGGCCACCGCGCGCGCGGCGGCGGATGCCTTCGAGCTGCCGCTCTACCGCTACGTGGGGGGTCTGCAGGCCCGCACCCTGCCGGTGCCGCTGATGAACATCCTCAACGGCGGCGCGCACGCGGACACGCGCGTGGACGTGCAGGAGTTCATGGTGGTGCCCGCCGGGGCCACCTCGTTCGCCGAGGGGCTGCGCTGGGGCGCGGAGGTGTTCCACGCGCTGAAGAAGATCCTCAAGGGCCGCAAGCTGGCCACGGGCGTGGGCGACGAGGGCGGCTATGCCCCGGATCTGCCGGCCAACGAGGAGGCCCTCAAGCTCATCATGGAGGCCATCGGCGCCGCGGGTTTCAAGGCCGGGGAGCAGCTGTACCTGGCGCTCGACGTGGCGGCCAGCGAGTTCTTCGACAAGGGCTCCAAGAAGTACCGCCTCAAGGGCGAGGGCAAGGAGTTCGATTCGGCCGGGCTCATCGAGTACTACCGCGGCCTGTGTGAGCGCTACCCCATCGTCTCCATCGAGGACGGCATGGCCGAGGACGATTGGGAGGGCTGGAAGCGCCTGACCGATACGCTGGGCTCGAAGGTTCAGCTCGTGGGTGATGATCTCTTCGTCACCAACGTGGAGCGGCTCAGCAAGGGCATTCAGACCAGCACCGCCAACTCCATCCTGGTGAAGGTGAACCAGATCGGCTCGCTGACGGAGACGTTCGACGCCGTGCGCATGGCGCACCGCGCTGGCTACACGTCCATCATGAGCCACCGCTCGGGTGAGACGGAGGACACCACCATCGCCGACCTGGCGGTGGCGCTCGACTGCGGCCAGATCAAGACCGGCTCCGCCTCGCGCTCGGACCGCATCGCCAAGTACAACCAGCTGCTGCGCATCGAGCAGGAGCTGGGCACCGGGGCCCGCTACGCGGGGCGCACGGCCATCAAGGGCACCCAGGCGAAGTGA
- a CDS encoding ADP-ribosylglycohydrolase family protein — MPPPRRPSPAGPDPLPGLRSRGALLGLAIGDALGAPLRGRNLVAPPFPQLADGMRRHLSQGRMQSRLPPNPFEDPPAGSLDDSELEPAIVDMRKGQVTDETHMACCIAWSLRELKRYDAADVARRYRAWKPHAFDMTDTVREALEEMGSGLPALTAGRRLWLRHHRKVFSHGSLTRTAPIGVFFSGNEQARIQASLEDSALTHYDPRCQLACAALNAAIARAITGGASLEKTEIITAAKTGLSVGAATLARIAPDIVNETTSAKALLWEDLDTAQQPDPMLYGPELHLHRNLGHVRVAFRLAFWEFFHAPSAEAGLVDVVNRGADADAHGALTGALLGAFHGEEALPLEWRRMVLEAMNTVRGPLWNTYHPRHLLALVTD, encoded by the coding sequence ATGCCCCCTCCCCGCCGTCCAAGCCCCGCAGGGCCTGATCCCCTCCCAGGCCTGCGCAGCCGGGGGGCCTTGCTCGGCCTGGCCATCGGGGACGCGCTGGGCGCGCCGCTGCGAGGGCGGAACCTCGTGGCTCCGCCCTTCCCCCAGCTGGCCGATGGCATGCGCCGCCACCTCTCGCAGGGCCGCATGCAGTCCCGCCTGCCTCCGAACCCGTTCGAGGATCCTCCGGCAGGTTCTCTGGACGACAGTGAGCTGGAGCCAGCGATCGTGGACATGCGCAAGGGCCAGGTCACCGACGAGACCCACATGGCCTGCTGCATCGCGTGGAGCCTGCGGGAGCTCAAGCGCTACGACGCCGCCGACGTGGCCCGGCGGTACCGGGCCTGGAAGCCCCATGCCTTCGACATGACCGACACGGTCCGGGAGGCCCTGGAGGAAATGGGCTCGGGCCTGCCCGCGCTCACCGCCGGGCGCCGCCTCTGGCTGCGCCACCACCGCAAGGTGTTCTCCCACGGCAGCCTCACCCGTACCGCCCCCATCGGCGTCTTCTTCTCCGGCAACGAGCAGGCCCGCATCCAGGCGTCCCTCGAGGACTCGGCGCTCACCCACTATGATCCCCGGTGCCAACTGGCTTGCGCCGCCCTCAATGCCGCCATCGCCCGGGCCATTACCGGCGGCGCATCCCTGGAAAAAACGGAAATCATCACCGCCGCGAAGACCGGGCTGTCCGTGGGCGCGGCCACCCTGGCACGCATCGCGCCGGACATCGTGAACGAAACCACGAGCGCCAAGGCCCTGCTCTGGGAGGACCTGGACACGGCCCAGCAGCCGGACCCAATGCTCTATGGGCCAGAGTTGCACCTGCACCGCAACCTGGGCCACGTGCGCGTCGCCTTCCGGCTCGCCTTCTGGGAGTTCTTTCATGCCCCCAGCGCCGAGGCCGGGCTGGTGGACGTGGTGAACCGGGGGGCCGACGCGGACGCGCACGGCGCCCTCACGGGCGCGCTCCTGGGGGCCTTCCACGGTGAGGAGGCCCTTCCGCTGGAGTGGCGGCGCATGGTGCTGGAGGCGATGAACACGGTGCGCGGCCCCCTTTGGAACACCTACCACCCACGTCACCTGCTGGCGCTCGTGACCGACTGA
- the nadC gene encoding carboxylating nicotinate-nucleotide diphosphorylase, with product MKDDYLDRLIHLALDEDLGAAGDVTSNALVPPEALGSGELVAKEQMVLAGLGAFARVFHHVDPEVKVEFLRHDGEEVKPKTVTARVSGRLRSLLAAERTALNIVQRMSGIATLARQAVAAVRGSKLQILDTRKTTPGLRGLSKEAVRLGGASNHRFGLFDGILIKDNHIAAVGGSIQEALRRARANAPRLVKIEIEVTNLQQLAEAVAEGADVVMLDNMDDELIRQSVQLSAGRVPLEVSGGVTLERLPRLAKLGVDFVSLGALTHSARSMDLSLEIATARAPKRRRSARASRA from the coding sequence TTGAAGGATGACTACCTCGACCGCCTCATTCACCTCGCGTTGGATGAGGACCTCGGGGCGGCGGGGGATGTCACCTCGAACGCCTTGGTGCCTCCGGAGGCTCTGGGGTCCGGAGAGCTGGTGGCCAAGGAACAGATGGTGCTTGCGGGCCTGGGTGCATTCGCCCGCGTGTTCCACCACGTGGATCCGGAGGTGAAGGTCGAGTTCCTCCGGCACGACGGGGAAGAGGTCAAGCCGAAGACCGTGACGGCGCGGGTCTCCGGGCGTTTGCGGTCGTTGCTGGCTGCCGAGCGCACAGCGCTCAACATCGTTCAACGCATGTCGGGCATTGCCACCCTCGCCCGGCAGGCGGTCGCGGCCGTGCGAGGCTCGAAGCTTCAGATTCTGGATACTCGGAAGACCACCCCTGGACTGCGGGGCCTCTCGAAGGAGGCGGTCCGCTTGGGAGGGGCCTCCAACCACCGGTTTGGCCTCTTCGATGGAATCCTCATCAAGGACAACCACATCGCCGCCGTGGGCGGCTCCATCCAGGAGGCCCTGCGCCGCGCCCGTGCCAACGCGCCCCGCCTGGTGAAGATCGAGATCGAAGTCACCAACCTCCAGCAGTTGGCCGAAGCCGTCGCGGAGGGGGCGGACGTGGTGATGCTCGACAACATGGACGATGAACTGATCCGTCAGTCGGTGCAGCTCTCCGCGGGCCGGGTTCCCCTGGAAGTCTCCGGAGGCGTCACCCTGGAGCGGCTGCCCCGTCTGGCCAAGTTGGGCGTGGATTTCGTGTCGCTGGGCGCTCTCACCCACTCGGCACGGTCCATGGACTTGTCGCTGGAGATCGCCACGGCTCGAGCGCCGAAGCGCCGGCGTTCCGCCCGCGCGTCCCGGGCCTGA
- the glpX gene encoding class II fructose-bisphosphatase, which produces MDRNLAIEAVRVTEMAAIASARLMGRGTKNESDQAAVDAMRRAFDALHIDGTVVIGEGERDEAPMLYIGERVGRRDAGAPEVDIALDPLEGTNLCAYGRPGSISVVAMAGRGGLLNAPDTYMEKLAVGPRARGAIDLRKSPTENLRSIAERMKVYVEDLTVVILDRERHVDLIKEVRHAGARIRLIEDGDVAGAISTCFEDTGVEVLMGIGGAPEGVIAAAAIRCVGGDMQGRLVPRNAEEIDRAKKMGISDIGKIYTAEELAQGEVMFAATGVTSGDFLKGVRFFGGGCETHSVVMRSKTGTVRFVQSVHKFDKKPGYAP; this is translated from the coding sequence ATGGATCGCAACCTGGCAATCGAGGCTGTGCGCGTCACCGAGATGGCGGCCATCGCCTCCGCCCGCCTGATGGGCCGTGGCACCAAGAACGAGTCGGACCAGGCGGCGGTGGATGCCATGCGCCGGGCCTTTGACGCACTGCACATCGATGGCACCGTCGTCATTGGGGAAGGCGAGCGCGACGAGGCGCCCATGCTCTACATCGGTGAGCGGGTGGGGCGGCGGGACGCCGGGGCCCCCGAGGTGGACATTGCCCTGGATCCGCTCGAGGGCACCAACCTCTGTGCCTATGGCCGCCCCGGCTCCATCTCCGTGGTGGCCATGGCGGGCAGGGGCGGGTTGCTCAACGCCCCGGACACGTACATGGAGAAGCTGGCGGTAGGGCCCCGGGCCCGGGGGGCCATTGATCTGCGCAAGAGCCCCACGGAGAACCTCCGCTCCATCGCGGAGCGGATGAAGGTCTACGTGGAGGATCTCACCGTCGTCATCCTCGACCGGGAGCGGCACGTGGACCTCATCAAGGAGGTGCGGCACGCGGGGGCGCGCATCCGCCTCATCGAGGATGGGGACGTGGCGGGCGCCATCTCGACCTGCTTCGAGGACACGGGTGTGGAGGTGCTGATGGGCATCGGCGGCGCGCCCGAGGGCGTCATCGCCGCGGCGGCCATCCGCTGCGTGGGTGGGGACATGCAAGGCCGCCTCGTGCCGCGCAACGCCGAGGAGATCGACCGCGCGAAGAAGATGGGCATCTCCGACATCGGGAAGATCTACACAGCAGAGGAACTCGCGCAGGGCGAGGTGATGTTCGCCGCCACGGGGGTCACTTCGGGGGATTTCCTCAAGGGCGTGCGCTTCTTCGGCGGCGGCTGCGAGACGCACTCGGTGGTCATGCGCAGCAAGACGGGGACCGTGCGTTTCGTGCAGTCCGTCCACAAGTTCGACAAGAAGCCGGGCTACGCTCCCTGA
- a CDS encoding alkaline phosphatase family protein: MVRTLALILVLVSLPATAKPPRLALLISVDALGTDLLLRTRPKFKGGFRQLLDGGAFHPYGRYEYAAPRTAAGHATLVTGANPWRHGIIDNRVVDRTTGQPMPAFRDETHPALEVPLAQAISGDVSPLNLMVETVGDRLRDTTTGRAKVVALSGKGRAAIPMAGRLGQAYWFDETVGKFVTGTWYTKEFPAWLKSFNARALPASYFSEQWTLLLPRTEYTGEDERPFEGDDAGLGRTFPHPLNGGLEAPGPRSYSALGGSPFSNDLLVQAAKAAIAGEGLGRDDVPDLLAVSFSGTDRAFHTYGPHSWEMQDTLYRLDRALAELITAAERAAGGRANLVIVLSADHGGASVPESWASEGVESRRLNMQPLMEQLAQELRARFAQTDLTTAQEELNVYLLGKGLETGKVEGAAVRRAAAEWLARQPGIAVAVARDDLFTVPDVAGMMAPLQRGYYAGRSGDVLFIPKPFHVMSTQLIGTNHGVPYSYDQLVPVLFAGKGVKAGTYMNEMPMTDVAPTLAALLELGLPASAEGKPRPEIFAAGRSGAAAP, translated from the coding sequence ATGGTGCGCACCCTCGCCCTGATCCTGGTCCTGGTCTCCTTGCCCGCGACCGCCAAGCCGCCCCGGCTGGCCCTGCTCATCTCCGTGGATGCGCTCGGCACGGACCTGCTGCTGCGCACACGTCCCAAGTTCAAGGGTGGGTTTCGCCAGCTGCTCGATGGGGGCGCCTTCCACCCCTATGGCCGCTACGAGTACGCCGCGCCCCGCACGGCGGCGGGCCACGCCACCCTCGTCACCGGCGCCAACCCCTGGCGCCACGGCATCATCGACAACCGGGTGGTGGATCGCACCACGGGCCAGCCCATGCCCGCCTTCCGCGACGAAACCCACCCAGCCCTGGAGGTCCCCTTGGCCCAGGCGATCTCGGGCGATGTCAGTCCCCTCAACCTGATGGTGGAGACCGTGGGCGATCGCCTGCGGGACACCACCACCGGACGGGCCAAGGTGGTGGCGCTGTCGGGCAAGGGGCGCGCCGCCATCCCCATGGCGGGCCGGCTCGGCCAGGCGTACTGGTTCGACGAGACGGTGGGCAAGTTCGTCACCGGCACCTGGTACACGAAGGAGTTCCCGGCGTGGCTCAAGTCCTTCAACGCGCGCGCGCTTCCGGCAAGCTACTTTTCCGAGCAGTGGACGCTGCTGCTGCCACGGACCGAGTACACGGGAGAAGATGAGCGCCCCTTCGAGGGGGACGACGCCGGCCTGGGCCGCACCTTCCCGCATCCGCTCAACGGAGGGCTGGAGGCGCCCGGACCGCGCTCGTATTCGGCCCTGGGGGGCTCGCCTTTCTCCAATGATCTGCTCGTCCAGGCCGCCAAGGCCGCCATCGCGGGCGAAGGGCTGGGCCGGGACGACGTGCCGGACCTGCTCGCGGTGAGCTTCAGCGGCACGGACCGGGCCTTCCACACCTATGGGCCTCATTCCTGGGAGATGCAGGACACGCTCTACCGGCTGGATCGCGCGCTGGCGGAACTCATCACGGCGGCGGAGCGGGCGGCGGGGGGCCGCGCCAACCTGGTCATCGTGCTCAGCGCGGACCATGGCGGCGCGTCGGTGCCCGAGTCCTGGGCTTCCGAGGGCGTGGAGTCCCGGCGGCTGAACATGCAACCACTGATGGAGCAACTCGCCCAGGAGCTGCGCGCCCGCTTTGCGCAAACGGACCTGACCACCGCCCAGGAAGAACTGAACGTGTACCTGCTGGGCAAGGGGCTGGAGACGGGCAAGGTCGAGGGGGCCGCGGTGCGCCGGGCAGCGGCGGAGTGGCTCGCCCGGCAACCTGGCATCGCCGTGGCGGTGGCGCGGGACGACCTCTTCACGGTGCCGGACGTGGCGGGGATGATGGCCCCGCTTCAGCGCGGCTACTACGCCGGGCGCAGCGGGGATGTGCTCTTCATCCCCAAGCCCTTCCACGTCATGAGCACCCAGCTGATAGGCACCAACCATGGCGTCCCCTACAGCTACGACCAGCTCGTCCCCGTGCTCTTCGCGGGCAAGGGGGTGAAGGCAGGAACGTACATGAACGAGATGCCCATGACGGACGTGGCGCCCACACTGGCAGCCCTGCTGGAGCTGGGCCTGCCCGCCTCCGCCGAGGGCAAACCACGTCCTGAGATCTTCGCGGCGGGACGCAGTGGAGCCGCCGCCCCCTGA
- a CDS encoding acyl-CoA thioesterase gives MVEARLRVIYGDTDQMGVVYYANYFRYFEFARSEYFRARGGSYREVEKEGFLLPVIEASCRYKASARYDDVLLIRPTVSELRHASLTFTYEVFREGDSPSLLCTGRTVHACVGRDGKPRRMPELLTRFFEEVR, from the coding sequence ATGGTCGAGGCGCGGCTGAGGGTCATCTACGGCGATACGGACCAGATGGGCGTGGTGTATTACGCCAACTATTTCCGCTACTTCGAGTTCGCTCGCAGCGAATACTTCCGAGCGCGCGGTGGCAGCTACCGCGAGGTGGAAAAAGAGGGGTTTCTGTTGCCCGTCATCGAGGCCTCCTGCCGGTACAAGGCCTCGGCGCGCTATGACGATGTGCTGCTCATTCGCCCCACGGTGAGCGAGCTGCGCCACGCCTCGCTGACCTTCACCTATGAGGTGTTCCGGGAGGGGGACTCCCCTTCGCTGCTGTGCACGGGCCGCACCGTGCACGCCTGTGTGGGGCGTGACGGCAAGCCCCGGCGCATGCCGGAGCTCCTCACGCGGTTTTTCGAAGAGGTTCGTTGA
- a CDS encoding type II toxin-antitoxin system RatA family toxin, translated as MPGASRSIVINAPVEKVFDIVTQYEKYAEFLPEVKEVRTSNRQGNEVNVHYKVDIVKTIRYTIRVKEERPTRMSWSFVDGEFMKDNKGSWVLEPAGEGQTKATYTAEMVLGALVPKSIVNTLVESSLPKLLEAFKRRAENT; from the coding sequence ATGCCAGGCGCCAGCCGATCGATCGTCATCAATGCCCCCGTGGAGAAGGTGTTCGACATCGTCACCCAGTACGAGAAGTACGCGGAGTTCCTCCCCGAGGTGAAGGAGGTCCGCACCTCGAACCGGCAAGGCAACGAGGTCAACGTCCACTACAAGGTCGATATCGTGAAGACCATCCGGTACACCATCCGCGTCAAGGAAGAGCGCCCCACCCGGATGAGCTGGAGCTTCGTGGACGGCGAATTCATGAAGGACAACAAGGGCAGCTGGGTGCTGGAGCCCGCGGGCGAGGGACAGACCAAGGCCACCTATACGGCGGAGATGGTGCTCGGCGCCCTGGTCCCCAAGAGCATCGTCAACACCCTGGTGGAATCGTCGCTGCCCAAACTGCTTGAGGCTTTCAAGCGCCGGGCTGAGAACACCTGA
- a CDS encoding M23 family metallopeptidase: MAVRPASSTKAPALPFTLTAAHPEPELVTVRHRVAPGETVFRIARTYGITVQELSSANGISDPRSLSVGQELLIPGAEAPDSPHSEPDVSPDPKTGRPRVAAREEPPPRPPSRPAPRPGKGTSRPVPATKGMLDWPLRGVLYGRFGKKGREPHDGIDLAAPASTPVKTAQEGTVLYAGEQQGYGLIVIVQHSEGLVTLYAHNRDLRVKTGQAVRRSQVIATVGESGRTSGPHLHFEVRVEGKPVEPLDYLGPLPSS, translated from the coding sequence ATGGCCGTGCGTCCAGCCTCCTCCACGAAGGCGCCCGCCTTGCCCTTCACGCTGACGGCGGCCCACCCCGAGCCAGAGCTCGTCACCGTGCGCCACCGCGTGGCTCCCGGCGAGACGGTTTTTCGCATCGCGCGCACCTACGGCATCACCGTGCAGGAGCTGTCCTCGGCCAATGGCATCTCGGATCCCCGGAGCCTCTCCGTGGGCCAGGAGTTGCTCATTCCCGGCGCGGAGGCTCCGGACTCTCCTCACTCGGAACCCGATGTTTCGCCGGATCCCAAGACCGGCCGACCCCGCGTGGCCGCCCGCGAGGAGCCCCCGCCGCGGCCCCCCTCCCGGCCTGCTCCTCGCCCCGGCAAAGGAACGTCCCGTCCCGTCCCGGCGACCAAGGGGATGCTCGATTGGCCCTTGCGCGGCGTGCTCTATGGCCGCTTTGGCAAGAAGGGTCGGGAGCCTCACGACGGCATCGATCTGGCCGCCCCCGCGAGCACGCCAGTAAAGACCGCTCAGGAGGGGACGGTCCTCTACGCGGGGGAGCAGCAGGGCTATGGGTTGATCGTCATCGTGCAGCACTCGGAGGGGCTGGTGACGCTCTATGCCCACAACCGGGATCTGCGGGTGAAGACAGGACAGGCCGTTCGCCGCTCCCAGGTCATCGCCACCGTGGGAGAGTCCGGCCGCACGTCAGGCCCCCACCTGCACTTCGAAGTCCGTGTGGAGGGCAAGCCCGTGGAGCCACTGGACTATCTCGGGCCGCTCCCCTCTTCCTGA